In one Haloplanus salinus genomic region, the following are encoded:
- a CDS encoding rhomboid family intramembrane serine protease: protein MLGLPDAATLFRLALLLSILVALVVVVALDRPRGRWGRTLRSRFVLGVPWGTLVSVALVLAVYLFVQGGWANWYRPVTIPFRAWSYVYPLGMAAAAFSHSGAGHLIGNLVGTLVLAPVAEYAWGHYPRTRGVQTFTAPLRNPYVRAVVVFPAAVVGAGLFTALFAIGPVIGFSGVVFAFAGFALVRYPIATVVAVTAGNALRTLYGALRQPTLSASAGPSYSSPWWADIAIQGHAIGLLGGFLLGVWLARARGDDRPSATRVAVGVALFGVAKSLWAVYWYRGGETYVLYRAAGVALVVSLATLVAATVATSDRPLLSTPDEPASVRAVPRWQVGATILLLCTAALAGPAVPVNLTTTASGDLPGGSDPIEVRGYEVTYAEDVPNGMVSVIDVEAFGETTQVNTSGVIVRNRERNIWMTAVSKGRLDFDGETSVLVGGPGWRETVHVQRRGWNAIGGGTVYKVSLAYGDRNVTAYTSPSVQADLVISGRNVSVEAAPEGFLINVSVGNRSDTTPIPAVNGTASAGGLDFINDGGQLYAASGATRVRVARQETYE from the coding sequence ATGCTCGGCCTCCCGGATGCGGCGACGCTCTTTCGCCTGGCGCTTCTCCTGTCGATCCTCGTCGCCCTCGTGGTCGTCGTCGCCCTCGACCGTCCGCGTGGCCGTTGGGGGCGAACCCTCCGTTCGCGGTTCGTCCTCGGCGTGCCGTGGGGGACGCTCGTCTCCGTCGCGCTGGTGCTCGCGGTCTACCTGTTCGTCCAGGGTGGCTGGGCGAACTGGTACCGCCCCGTCACCATCCCCTTCCGTGCGTGGTCGTACGTCTACCCGCTGGGGATGGCGGCGGCGGCGTTCTCCCACTCCGGCGCCGGTCACCTGATCGGCAACCTCGTCGGGACGCTCGTGCTCGCCCCCGTCGCCGAGTACGCGTGGGGACACTATCCGCGGACACGTGGCGTTCAGACGTTTACCGCGCCGCTGAGGAACCCGTACGTCCGAGCGGTCGTCGTCTTTCCGGCGGCCGTCGTCGGCGCCGGCCTCTTTACCGCGCTGTTCGCGATCGGTCCCGTCATCGGCTTCTCCGGCGTCGTCTTCGCGTTCGCGGGCTTCGCGCTGGTGCGCTATCCGATCGCGACGGTGGTCGCGGTCACCGCCGGCAACGCCCTCCGGACGCTCTACGGCGCACTCCGACAGCCGACGCTGTCGGCGAGCGCCGGCCCCTCCTACTCCTCGCCGTGGTGGGCCGACATCGCCATCCAGGGCCACGCCATCGGCCTCCTCGGGGGGTTCCTCCTGGGCGTGTGGCTGGCCCGTGCTCGGGGCGACGACCGTCCGTCCGCAACGCGGGTCGCCGTGGGGGTCGCGCTGTTCGGGGTCGCCAAGTCGCTGTGGGCGGTCTACTGGTATCGTGGCGGCGAGACGTACGTCCTCTATCGCGCTGCCGGGGTGGCGCTCGTCGTCTCGCTGGCGACGCTCGTGGCGGCGACGGTGGCGACGTCCGACCGCCCGCTCCTGTCGACGCCGGACGAACCGGCGTCGGTCAGAGCCGTCCCCCGTTGGCAGGTCGGCGCGACGATCCTTCTGCTCTGTACGGCCGCGCTCGCCGGCCCCGCCGTCCCCGTCAACCTGACGACGACGGCGAGTGGCGACCTCCCCGGCGGGAGCGATCCGATCGAGGTACGGGGCTACGAAGTGACGTACGCCGAGGACGTGCCAAACGGGATGGTGTCGGTGATCGACGTGGAGGCGTTCGGCGAGACGACGCAGGTCAACACCTCCGGGGTGATCGTCCGCAACCGCGAGCGGAACATCTGGATGACCGCCGTCTCGAAGGGTCGACTCGACTTCGACGGGGAGACGAGCGTGCTCGTCGGCGGCCCCGGCTGGCGCGAGACGGTGCACGTCCAGCGCCGCGGCTGGAACGCCATCGGCGGCGGCACCGTTTATAAAGTGTCCCTCGCCTACGGCGACCGAAACGTGACCGCGTACACCTCGCCGTCCGTCCAGGCCGACCTCGTGATCTCCGGCCGAAACGTCTCCGTCGAGGCCGCGCCCGAGGGGTTCCTGATCAACGTCTCGGTGGGGAACCGATCCGATACGACACCCATCCCCGCGGTCAACGGGACGGCGTCCGCCGGCGGCTTGGACTTCATCAACGATGGGGGACAGCTGTACGCAGCCAGCGGCGCGACGCGGGTTCGGGTCGCTCGACAGGAGACCTACGAGTGA
- a CDS encoding METTL5 family protein yields the protein MTATKAGLAGQLAVVAGFENPLAALEQYPTPPELAAHVVHVADLNGDVEGRTVVDLGAGTGMFTLGAALRGPKRAVGVEIDRDALGIARENRRRVGTRTEIHWVQGDATRVPLRPDGPTTVVMNPPFGAQDGNEHADRAFLATAADVADVSYSVHNAGSREFVEAFAADNGGEVTHAFAAQFDLDRQFDHHAADRREIDTEIFRIVWS from the coding sequence ATGACGGCGACGAAGGCCGGACTCGCCGGCCAGTTGGCCGTCGTCGCCGGCTTCGAGAACCCGCTGGCTGCCCTCGAACAGTATCCGACGCCGCCGGAGTTGGCGGCCCACGTCGTCCACGTCGCCGACCTGAACGGCGACGTAGAGGGACGAACCGTCGTCGACCTGGGTGCGGGGACGGGGATGTTCACGCTCGGCGCGGCGCTCCGTGGACCGAAACGGGCGGTCGGCGTCGAAATCGACCGCGACGCCCTCGGAATCGCCCGCGAGAATCGGCGACGGGTGGGGACTCGAACGGAGATCCACTGGGTGCAGGGCGACGCGACGCGTGTCCCCCTGCGTCCCGACGGCCCCACGACGGTCGTGATGAATCCGCCGTTCGGCGCCCAGGACGGCAACGAGCACGCCGATCGCGCCTTTCTCGCCACCGCCGCCGACGTGGCGGACGTCTCCTACTCGGTCCACAACGCCGGGAGCCGGGAGTTCGTCGAGGCCTTCGCCGCCGACAACGGCGGCGAAGTGACACACGCCTTCGCCGCACAGTTCGACCTCGACCGGCAGTTCGATCACCACGCCGCCGACCGACGGGAGATCGACACCGAAATCTTTCGGATCGTGTGGTCGTAG
- a CDS encoding thermonuclease family protein, giving the protein MRRRDAALVLCSVLAVSAGCFGIGVDTTSSTPTSAPGSDPTVRVTDVVDGDTLDVRFPDGREDTVRLLGVDTPEVHAESDPAEFEGVPDTEAGRSCLRRHGKRASAFAVDRLADRRVTLQFDATAGRRGGYDRLLVYVVVDGSSFNAALLERGHARLYDSPFRERNRYASLEREARDAKRGLWDCAARPKGMGVMERVTPGGSTASIHLNFAVS; this is encoded by the coding sequence GTGCGCCGACGCGACGCCGCCCTCGTCCTGTGCTCGGTTCTCGCGGTGAGCGCCGGCTGTTTCGGGATCGGGGTAGACACCACGTCGTCGACGCCGACGTCGGCGCCGGGGTCCGACCCGACCGTCCGCGTGACCGACGTGGTCGACGGCGACACGCTGGACGTGCGCTTCCCCGACGGCCGCGAGGACACGGTGCGACTCCTCGGGGTCGACACGCCGGAGGTTCACGCCGAGAGCGACCCCGCGGAGTTCGAGGGGGTACCCGACACCGAGGCGGGGCGGTCGTGTCTGCGCCGCCACGGGAAGCGGGCGAGCGCGTTCGCCGTCGACCGACTCGCCGACCGCCGTGTGACCCTCCAGTTCGACGCCACGGCGGGCCGGCGCGGCGGCTACGACCGTCTCCTCGTGTACGTCGTCGTCGACGGATCGTCGTTCAACGCCGCCCTCCTCGAACGCGGCCACGCCCGCCTCTACGACTCACCGTTCCGGGAGCGCAACCGCTACGCGTCGCTGGAGCGGGAAGCGCGCGACGCGAAACGTGGCCTCTGGGACTGCGCCGCCCGACCGAAGGGAATGGGGGTAATGGAGCGTGTGACCCCCGGAGGGAGTACGGCGTCGATACACCTGAATTTCGCGGTGAGTTGA